In the Microcaecilia unicolor chromosome 10, aMicUni1.1, whole genome shotgun sequence genome, one interval contains:
- the TMEM60 gene encoding transmembrane protein 60 yields the protein MRMSLAQRVLLTWLFTLLFLIMLVLKLDEKAPWNWFLIFIPVWIFDTILLVMLIVKIAGRCKSGYDPRNCSLALKKKAWYLIAMLLKLAFCLALCARLEQFANMNLCFVFIPLWALLVGGMVELGYNIFYVRRD from the coding sequence ATGAGAATGTCCTTGGCACAGAGAGTGTTGCTCACCTGGCTTTTCACTTTACTCTTTTTGATTATGTTGGTGCTAAAGCTGGATGAAAAAGCGCCATGGAACTGGTTTCTTATATTTATCCCAGTCTGGATATTTGACACCATACTACTGGTTATGCTAATTGTAAAAATTGCTGGGCGTTGTAAATCTGGATATGACCCTAGGAATTGCTCACTTGCCTTGAAGAAAAAGGCCTGGTACCTGATTGCAATGCTTCTGAAGTTGGCCTTCTGTCTCGCCCTCTGCGCTAGACTGGAACAATTTGCAAACATGAATCTGTGCTTtgtctttattccattatgggcCTTATTAGTTGGAGGTATGGTTGAGCTTGGATATAATATCTTTTACGTTAGAAGAGACTAA